In Lotus japonicus ecotype B-129 chromosome 5, LjGifu_v1.2, one genomic interval encodes:
- the LOC130717361 gene encoding uncharacterized protein LOC130717361: MVEMVVDFQPFTEDIANTTVPDNLKTLVLDSYYGDSDPKDHLVYFNTKMVIVGASDALKCKMLPSTLKKSAMTWFTTLPPRSIAGFMDLSAKFLSQFSTSRAQKVTPAALFNLQQRHNESLQSFMGRFNQLSVHLEDKMPEICIAAFELGLQSGSLNSSWSRKPVETMAELRSRVQGFIREEQSDRIKRNRKSAAVTGQQQQLDSKKAVVNDQRSGGAVTKGERGYNNSSRFDNRSNFRNRAQPYGNRGYGSMTWTRNQQDRSIPLAVNLTEALHMCLEGNTIRFPKQPKRPSGNVDRSKWCEYHRIAGHNTDDCFTLKKEIEALIKAGYMRQLDGRKESDGAGTSTKRDDTGKEIEESEPKKQAGAETKGRIHSIFGGFRGGGSSADLIYGDAFEKLGLTETNLLPYDGALVGFSGEKVFVRGYVELNTVFGEGKNEKAFAIKFLVVQCTSPYNVLIGRPSLNKLGAIISTRHLTVKYPLDKGGVGTLKAD; the protein is encoded by the exons ATGGTAGAGATGGTGGTAGATTTCCAACCGTTCACAGAAGACATTGCAAACACAACCGTTCCAGATAATTTGAAGACTTTGGTTCTTGATTCTTACTACGGAGATTCTGACCCCAAGGATCAtttggtgtatttcaacacCAAGATGGTTATTGTGGgcgcttcagatgctctgaagtgTAAAATGCTTCCTTCAACTCTTAAGAAGTCAGCAATGACTTGGTTTACAACGCTCCCACCGCGTTCAATTGCAGGGTTCATGGATTTATCCGCGAAATTCTTGTCCCAATTTTCAACAAGTCGCGCCCAGAAAGTGACTCCAGCAGCCTTGTTTAATTTGCAACAGAGGCATAATGAAAGCCTTCAATCCTTTATGGGGCGTTTTAATCAATTGTCCgtgcatttggaggataaaatgcccgAAATTTGCATTGCGGCTTTTGAATTGGGTCTTCAATCAGGAAGTTTGAACAGCAGTTGGAGTCGTAAGCCCGTGGAGACAATGGCGGAGTTGCGAAGCAGGGTACAGGGTTTCATTcgggaggagcaaagtgatcgCATAAAGAGAAACCGTAAAAGTGCGGCGGTAACTGGCCAACAACAGCAGTTAGATTCGAAAAAGGCGGTGGTTAATGATCAGCGTTCGGGCGGAGCGGTTACAAAAGGAGAGAGAGGttacaataattcaagtcgTTTTGATAACCGCTCTAATTTTCGCAATCGCGCTCAGCCTTATGGAAATCGTGGTTATGGATCGATGACGTGGACCAGAAACCAACAAGACAGGTCGATCCCACTCGCAGTTAATTTAACTGAAGCATTGCACATGTGTCTGGAGGGGAACACAATTCGTTTTCCTAAACAACCAAAACGCCCATCAGGCAACGTGGACAGGagtaagtggtgtgagtaccaccgaATCGCGGGACACAATACAGATGATTGTTTTACCCTAAAGAAAGAGATTGAGGCATTAATAAAAGCAGGCTACATGCGTCAACTGGATGGGCGAAAGGAGTCGGACGGAGCTGGAACCTCAACGAAGCGTGATGATACAGGGAAGGAAATTGAAGAGTCTGAACCAAAGAAGCAAGCTGGCGCTGAAACTAAAGGGCGCATTCATTCTATATTTGGGGGATTTCGAGGAGGAG ggagttctgcagatTTGATATATGGAGATGCATTTGAAAAGTTAGGGCTTACGGAAACTAATCTGTTACCGTACGATGGGGCATTAGTTGGTTTTTCTGgtgaaaaagtatttgttagaggatatgtgGAGCTGAATACTGTGTTTGGTGAAGGTAAAAATGAGAAAGCCTTTGCCATTAAGTTTCTTGTGGTACAGTGCACATCGCCGTATAATGTGCTTATTGGAAGACCATCGCTTAACAAGCTTGGGGCGATTATTTCAACAAGGCATTTAACAGTTAAGTATCCACTGGATAAGGGCGGAGTTGGAACTTTGAAGGCTGATTAG
- the LOC130717362 gene encoding replication protein A 70 kDa DNA-binding subunit C-like, translating to MGGGVTPVKSLCPGKSFLRIRTRVIRMWEACPVNDSLSPYDLHIVLIDAEVYTFLLNVYYIAVGDKIEAIARKGLMSKFKSELREGKVYTITYFSVLSNSGGFMASEHDYKIMFNEKTRAAVEEAIGIPMTKYSFKDTDQILATGGDSDFLIDVIGLVTNVSSEKKYPKAGNVTRMIELELTDDKGKIKCALFGHFVDVVKQHLAADRQMPVVVLQFMKIKTFMGHVVIQNVMNATVLLWNPAIPEAVSFHNG from the exons ATGGGTGGTGGTGTGACTCCAGTCAAGAGTCTTTGCCCTGGGAAGAGTTTTTTGAGAATTAGGACTAGGGTTATCCGGATGTGGGAAGCATGCCCTGTGAACGATTCCTTGAGTCCCTATGACTTGCATATAGTTCTAATTGATGCTGAGGTTTATACCTTTCTTCTGAATGTTTACTACATTGCAGTG GGTGACAAAATTGAAGCCATTGCTCGGAAGGGTCTGATGTCCAAATTCAAGAGCGAACTCCGTGAAGGAAAAGTTTACACCATCACTTATTTCTCAGTTCTTTCAAACAGTGGCGGTTTTATGGCTTCTGAGCATGATTACAAGATTATGTTCAATGAAAAAACTAGGGCTGCAGTTGAAGAAGCAATTGGAATCCCAATGACTAAATACTCCTTCAAGGACACTGATCAGATATTGGCTACTGGTGGTGATTCTGACTTTTTAATTG ATGTGATTGGATTAGTTACCAATGTATCAAGTGAGAAGAAATATCCTAAGGCTGGCAATGTAACACGGATGATAGAGCTGGAGCTGACAGATGACAA AGGGAAGATTAAGTGTGCTCTATTTGGCCACTTTGTTGATGTTGTAAAACAACATCTTGCTGCTGATCGCCAAATGCCTGTTGTAGTTCTTCAATTTATGAAGATCAAGACATTCATGG GCCATGTTGTAATTCAGAATGTCATGAATGCTACTGTCCTATTATGGAATCCAGCTATACCTGAAGCTGTCTCATTTCATAATGGGTGA
- the LOC130717364 gene encoding uncharacterized protein LOC130717364 translates to MLPLIYFYGNYSTSRLALHGIDADLPLAEAVDSDHVPVITLEDEFLKLYPRKDIRELNDTAEDGIFIVMANISGLVEGEKWWYSACSCHKAVTVEDGISYCPGCSKVVLSVTPRFRIKLEVDDGLGCGVFVVFDTDCQQLLSKTCKELIMASKGKAAKDYPNEIKSIIGRQILFKVQKSNGHGTNFDDSYKVKKICTDVVMVENFKDNSRVQTPTKMISSPKFSKFSGAELDNNGDSSAKLSEIGPSVVSLDEISPTDGSVICSSVQSAGSDLSSNKPAKRLRIRPVKLEKDYAL, encoded by the exons ATGCTGCctctaatttatttttatggtaACTATTCCACTTCTAGGTTGGCCCTTCATGGAATCGATGCCGATTTGCCTCTAGCTGAAGCTGTTGATTCTGATCATGTACCAGTGATCACCTTAGAGGATGAATTTCTAAAGCTTTATCCTAGGAAAGACATAAGGGAACTCAATGATACTGCTGAG GatggtatttttattgttaTGGCGAATATATCTGGTCTGGTTGAAGGGGAAAAGTGGTGGTACTCTGCCTGTAGTTGTCATAAGGCTGTGACTGTGGAAGATGGAATCTCTTATTGTCCTGGCTGTTCCAAAGTTGTGCTAAGTGTTACTCCAAG ATTCAGAATCAAGTTAGAAGTTGATGATGGTCTTGGCTGCGGTGTATTTGTTGTTTTTGACACAGATTGCCAACAATTGCTGAGCAAGACCTGCAAGGAACTGATCATGGCTTCCAAG GGGAAGGCTGCAAAAGATTACCCAAATGAGATTAAGTCCATCATTGGAAGACAGATTTTATTTAAGGTGCAGAAATCAAATGGCCATGGTACCAATTTTGATGACTCCTACAAAGTGAAGAAAATATGTACTGATGTCGTTATGGTTGAGAATTTCAAAGACAATTCCAGAGTTCAAACTCCCACCAAG ATGATCAGCAGCCCCAAATTTTCTAAGTTTTCTGGTGCGGAACTTGATAACAACGGTGACTCTTCTGCAAAACTATCTGAAATAGGCCCTAGTGTTGTATCCCTTGATGAAATTTCTCCCACTGATGGATCTGTTATCTGCTCTTCTGTTCAGAGTGCTGGTAGTGACCTGAGTTCTAACAAACCTGCTAAGAGATTGAGGATCAGGCCTGTGAAGTTGGAGAAGGACTACGCACTGTAG